The Caloenas nicobarica isolate bCalNic1 chromosome Z, bCalNic1.hap1, whole genome shotgun sequence genome has a segment encoding these proteins:
- the LOC136002580 gene encoding mucin-2-like isoform X2 — MEGTRRTLLRLAAACCLLCALPGHGQMTAETLGTPSPFLSTVLTSHQPKEASDFSPVTTAIPNTSLEKNLTAATLNATGAHTMEMEDASIPTTPIVGTKAEGLQASSTASPGDVTVSQHEQHNMSLSVNSSTEIPPTTLPASTLEDNQPNHEVTEPFSTTEEMDDASSATPTLPLSSVPATTNSSHLRPFDGQTVGPTAARSETRPGTSPVGATEESTMEPRTSSAPISTVGSTSSATASSTVTVRPLLTSSMSTSTAAIPTSTSTLEQPLEPMHEKASVVDVGDDENPELPSSPLADTTRADPLVITVISVFIVMVGILGLVGFLRYRQHNSRMEFRRLQDLPMVPLLPSRV; from the exons ATGGAGGGGACGCGGCGCACCCTGCTCCGCCTCGCTGCcgcctgctgcctgctctgcgCCCTGCCAG GACACGGCCAGATGACAGCAGAGACCTTGGGGACACCATCACCTTTTCTTAGCACAGTACTAACCTCGCATCAGCCAAAGGAAGCCTCTGACTTCAGCCCAGTGACTACTGCCATTCCCAACACAAGCCTGGAAAAAAACTTGACTGCTGCAACGCTCAATGCCACTGGAGCCCACACGATGGAGATGGAGGATGCCTCCATCCCTACCACCCCCATAGTGGGCACCAAGGCTGAGGGACTGCAGGCTTCCAGCACTGCCAGCCCCGGGGATGTCACAGTTTCGCAGCATGAGCAGCACAACATGAGCTTGTCAGTCAACAGTAGCACTGAAATCCCCCCCACTACCCTGCCTGCCAGTACTCTGGAAGACAACCAGCCCAACCATGAAGTCACAGAGCCTTTCAGCACAACAGAAGAAATGGATGACGCCAGTAGTGCAACCCCCACGCTCCCTCTCAGCAGTGTGCCGG CAACAACTAACAGCTCTCACCTGCGGCCTTTTGATGGGCAGACTGTGGGGCCCACAGCAGCAAGGTCTGAAACCAGGCCTGGAACGAGCCCTGTGGGTGCCACAGAGGAGAGCACCATGGAGCCCAGAACCTCGTCTGCTCCCATCTCCACTGTAGGGAGCACGTCCTCTGCTACCGCCTCCAGTACTGTGACAGTGAGACCCCTTCTGACCAGCTCCATGTCTACCAGCACAGCTGCCATCCCCACCAGCACATCTACACTGGAGCAGCCATTAGAGCCCATGCATGAGAAAGCTTCTGTGGTGGATGTTGGTGATGACGAAAATCCAG AGCTACCCAGTTCTCCTTTGGCTGATACAACGAGGGCTGATCCCTTGGTAATCACCGTGATCTCCGTCTTCATTGTCATGGTGGGCATCCTAGGCCTGGTTGGCTTCTTGAGATACCGCCAGCACAACAGCCGCATGGAATTCCGGCGCCTGCAGGACCTGCCCATG GTCCCTCTCCTTCCATCCAGGGTTTGA
- the LOC136002580 gene encoding mucin-2-like isoform X1, which yields MEGTRRTLLRLAAACCLLCALPGHGQMTAETLGTPSPFLSTVLTSHQPKEASDFSPVTTAIPNTSLEKNLTAATLNATGAHTMEMEDASIPTTPIVGTKAEGLQASSTASPGDVTVSQHEQHNMSLSVNSSTEIPPTTLPASTLEDNQPNHEVTEPFSTTEEMDDASSATPTLPLSSVPATTNSSHLRPFDGQTVGPTAARSETRPGTSPVGATEESTMEPRTSSAPISTVGSTSSATASSTVTVRPLLTSSMSTSTAAIPTSTSTLEQPLEPMHEKASVVDVGDDENPELPSSPLADTTRADPLVITVISVFIVMVGILGLVGFLRYRQHNSRMEFRRLQDLPMDDMMEDTPLSLYSY from the exons ATGGAGGGGACGCGGCGCACCCTGCTCCGCCTCGCTGCcgcctgctgcctgctctgcgCCCTGCCAG GACACGGCCAGATGACAGCAGAGACCTTGGGGACACCATCACCTTTTCTTAGCACAGTACTAACCTCGCATCAGCCAAAGGAAGCCTCTGACTTCAGCCCAGTGACTACTGCCATTCCCAACACAAGCCTGGAAAAAAACTTGACTGCTGCAACGCTCAATGCCACTGGAGCCCACACGATGGAGATGGAGGATGCCTCCATCCCTACCACCCCCATAGTGGGCACCAAGGCTGAGGGACTGCAGGCTTCCAGCACTGCCAGCCCCGGGGATGTCACAGTTTCGCAGCATGAGCAGCACAACATGAGCTTGTCAGTCAACAGTAGCACTGAAATCCCCCCCACTACCCTGCCTGCCAGTACTCTGGAAGACAACCAGCCCAACCATGAAGTCACAGAGCCTTTCAGCACAACAGAAGAAATGGATGACGCCAGTAGTGCAACCCCCACGCTCCCTCTCAGCAGTGTGCCGG CAACAACTAACAGCTCTCACCTGCGGCCTTTTGATGGGCAGACTGTGGGGCCCACAGCAGCAAGGTCTGAAACCAGGCCTGGAACGAGCCCTGTGGGTGCCACAGAGGAGAGCACCATGGAGCCCAGAACCTCGTCTGCTCCCATCTCCACTGTAGGGAGCACGTCCTCTGCTACCGCCTCCAGTACTGTGACAGTGAGACCCCTTCTGACCAGCTCCATGTCTACCAGCACAGCTGCCATCCCCACCAGCACATCTACACTGGAGCAGCCATTAGAGCCCATGCATGAGAAAGCTTCTGTGGTGGATGTTGGTGATGACGAAAATCCAG AGCTACCCAGTTCTCCTTTGGCTGATACAACGAGGGCTGATCCCTTGGTAATCACCGTGATCTCCGTCTTCATTGTCATGGTGGGCATCCTAGGCCTGGTTGGCTTCTTGAGATACCGCCAGCACAACAGCCGCATGGAATTCCGGCGCCTGCAGGACCTGCCCATG GATGACATGATGGAGGACACCCCTCTCTCACTCTACAGCTACTAG
- the LOC136002580 gene encoding mucin-2-like isoform X3 — MTAETLGTPSPFLSTVLTSHQPKEASDFSPVTTAIPNTSLEKNLTAATLNATGAHTMEMEDASIPTTPIVGTKAEGLQASSTASPGDVTVSQHEQHNMSLSVNSSTEIPPTTLPASTLEDNQPNHEVTEPFSTTEEMDDASSATPTLPLSSVPATTNSSHLRPFDGQTVGPTAARSETRPGTSPVGATEESTMEPRTSSAPISTVGSTSSATASSTVTVRPLLTSSMSTSTAAIPTSTSTLEQPLEPMHEKASVVDVGDDENPELPSSPLADTTRADPLVITVISVFIVMVGILGLVGFLRYRQHNSRMEFRRLQDLPMDDMMEDTPLSLYSY, encoded by the exons ATGACAGCAGAGACCTTGGGGACACCATCACCTTTTCTTAGCACAGTACTAACCTCGCATCAGCCAAAGGAAGCCTCTGACTTCAGCCCAGTGACTACTGCCATTCCCAACACAAGCCTGGAAAAAAACTTGACTGCTGCAACGCTCAATGCCACTGGAGCCCACACGATGGAGATGGAGGATGCCTCCATCCCTACCACCCCCATAGTGGGCACCAAGGCTGAGGGACTGCAGGCTTCCAGCACTGCCAGCCCCGGGGATGTCACAGTTTCGCAGCATGAGCAGCACAACATGAGCTTGTCAGTCAACAGTAGCACTGAAATCCCCCCCACTACCCTGCCTGCCAGTACTCTGGAAGACAACCAGCCCAACCATGAAGTCACAGAGCCTTTCAGCACAACAGAAGAAATGGATGACGCCAGTAGTGCAACCCCCACGCTCCCTCTCAGCAGTGTGCCGG CAACAACTAACAGCTCTCACCTGCGGCCTTTTGATGGGCAGACTGTGGGGCCCACAGCAGCAAGGTCTGAAACCAGGCCTGGAACGAGCCCTGTGGGTGCCACAGAGGAGAGCACCATGGAGCCCAGAACCTCGTCTGCTCCCATCTCCACTGTAGGGAGCACGTCCTCTGCTACCGCCTCCAGTACTGTGACAGTGAGACCCCTTCTGACCAGCTCCATGTCTACCAGCACAGCTGCCATCCCCACCAGCACATCTACACTGGAGCAGCCATTAGAGCCCATGCATGAGAAAGCTTCTGTGGTGGATGTTGGTGATGACGAAAATCCAG AGCTACCCAGTTCTCCTTTGGCTGATACAACGAGGGCTGATCCCTTGGTAATCACCGTGATCTCCGTCTTCATTGTCATGGTGGGCATCCTAGGCCTGGTTGGCTTCTTGAGATACCGCCAGCACAACAGCCGCATGGAATTCCGGCGCCTGCAGGACCTGCCCATG GATGACATGATGGAGGACACCCCTCTCTCACTCTACAGCTACTAG